In Octopus bimaculoides isolate UCB-OBI-ISO-001 chromosome 14, ASM119413v2, whole genome shotgun sequence, the following are encoded in one genomic region:
- the LOC106870075 gene encoding oocyte zinc finger protein XlCOF6, producing MSNLSNQMYPFNNQYGLDLHNPPGLFYGGEDSLKLNQHENGSNAEQGQRHTGGKSCRCNFCQKGYPHTMSANPRMSSDGNSAASSSNNSNDNNSNMLDSIQQQQQQPPHSMNPLLNSSSTHSLQSPPHSDSAIMNGSDNGDDTGNVSSLKSTPHSNTTRTPPVSSSNNVIPPLLIPNVPTSSSNSAKCFFCTFCKKAFAQQIHLKNHELTHTAGGEYQQKPYTCEICNKSFNLQINLKNHQRIHSGEKPFTCVECGKAFSQQGNLKIHMRTHTGEKPYQCELCPKAFSQRTNLENHCRIHTGDLFSCMTCSKTFTLQINLRNHERIHTGEKPYLCGFCPKAFSQQTALKNHHRTHTGEKPYTCLTCGKAFSQQGNLKLHMRNHTGERPFVCQTCGKAFSQRVNLEDHKRLHTGDMFYCQFCKKAFANAFFLRNHERIHTGEKPFKCSFCPKAFSLQINMKNHMRTHTGEKPFRCLTCGKSFSQQGNLKLHMRTHTGEKPYQCELCPKTFSQKTNLDNHRRIHNGNMFKCSMCSKAFTLQISLQNHERIHTGEKPYYCTVCNKTFAQRGNLKTHFRIHTGEKPFQCDVCGKSFSQRANLNNHKRTRTGCELYSKPSATAGSSALTNSKESNIGKDYTSPQIADRSGSEISSSNLSPPSFPCNTRRSPPPKNNNPSLKSRDPSHTEGSSTSHPDAPSQTHMRSHSHSNMTSILPSHPTSQPQNLHHMNPRDSKNHSVRLQAPSVTPSWMAPAYLHEIPPNWENNYLWSRSFPIPPILGTGWPNMSSIPNIPNTVSNGHKQQHHPISNHPHSISSSLHPNRKT from the coding sequence ATGTCTAATCTCTCTAACCAAATGTATCCATTCAATAACCAATACGGATTAGATTTACATAATCCTCCTGGATTATTCTATGGAGGTGAAGACTCTTTGAAACTGAACCAACATGAGAATGGATCGAATGCAGAACAGGGCCAGCGACACACTGGCGGGAAGTCTTGTAGGTGTAACTTCTGCCAAAAAGGCTACCCCCATACCATGTCGGCTAATCCAAGGATGTCGTCTGATGGTAACAGCGCagccagcagcagcaacaacagcaacgacaacaacagcaacatgttgGATTctatacaacagcagcaacagcagccacCTCATAGCATGAATCCTCTTCTCAATTCCAGCTCAACTCATTCGTTGCAGTCTCCACCTCACTCTGACAGCGCAATTATGAATGGAAGTGACAATGGAGACGATACTGGCAATGTGTCGAGTTTGAAATCAACCCCACATTCAAACACGACCAGAACTCCTCCTGTCTCTTCTTCCAACAACGTTATCCCGCCCCTCTTAATCCCCAATGTCCCCACTTCTTCAAGCAACTCTGCAAAATGCTTCTTCTGCACTTTCTGCAAGAAGGCGTTTGCTCAGCAAATCCACTTGAAAAACCATGAACTTACCCACACAGCAGGGGGCGAGTATCAACAGAAACCTTACACGTGTGAGATCTGTAATAAGAGCTTCAACCTGCAAATTAATTTGAAGAATCACCAGAGAATACATTCAGGGGAGAAACCATTCACCTGTGTCGAGTGTGGGAAAGCCTTCAGCCAGCAAGGGAATCTGAAGATACACATGAGAACACACACTGGCGAAAAGCCTTATCAATGCGAATTATGCCCGAAGGCATTCAGCCAACGAACTAACTTGGAGAACCATTGTCGTATACATACAGGTGACCTCTTTAGTTGCATGACGTGTTCGAAGACTTTCACGTTGCAAATTAACTTACGCAATCATGAACGCATCCAtactggtgagaaaccatatctgTGTGGGTTTTGCCCCAAAGCGTTCAGTCAGCAAACGGCCCTGAAGAATCACCACCGGACACACACCGGAGAAAAGCCTTACACATGCTTAACATGTGGGAAAGCTTTTAGCCAGCAAGGAAACTTGAAACTTCATATGAGAAATCATACTGGAGAGCGACCGTTTGTGTGTCAGACATGTGGCAAAGCATTTAGTCAACGTGTCAACTTGGAGGACCATAAACGCCTGCACACCGGAGACATGTTCTACTGTCAATTCTGTAAGAAAGCCTTTGCCAATGCTTTCTTCCTCCGCAACCACGAGCGTATTCACACCGGTGAAAAGCCATTCAAGTGTTCGTTTTGTCCTAAAGCGTTCAGTTTGCAGATAAACATGAAAAATCATATGAGAAcgcatactggagagaagccgtTTAGGTGTTTAACTTGTGGGAAGTCTTTCAGTCAGCAAGGCAATCTAAAGCTgcacatgagaacacacacaggcGAGAAACCCTATCAATGTGAACTCTGTCCGAAGACGTTTAGTCAGAAGACAAACCTGGATAACCATAGGCGTATTCATAACGGGAACATGTTTAAGTGTTCGATGTGTTCAAAGGCATTTACTCTTCAAATCAGTTTGCAGAATCATGaacgcattcatactggggaGAAACCTTATTATTGCACTGTGTGTAACAAAACATTTGCACAGCGTGGAAATCTGAAAACTCACTTTCGCATACACACGGGGGAGAAACCTTTTCAATGTGACGTGTGTGGGAAAAGCTTCTCGCAGAGGGCCAACCTAAACAATCACAAACGCACTCGCACTGGTTGTGAACTCTATTCAAAGCCCTCGGCCACTGCTGGATCGTCGGCCCTGACCAACTCTAAGGAATCTAACATAGGGAAAGACTATACGTCCCCGCAAATAGCTGACAGGTCGGGGTCGGAGATATCCTCCTCGAACCTGTCTCCTCCATCGTTCCCTTGCAACACACGCAGGAGCCCACCGCCTAAGAATAACAACCCTTCTTTGAAATCCAGAGATCCATCACACACTGAAGGGAGCAGCACAAGCCATCCGGATGCCCCCAGTCAAACACACATGAGGAGCCACAGCCACAGCAACATGACCAGCATCCTCCCCAGCCACCCGACCTCTCAGCCACAAAACCTTCATCACATGAACCCTAGAGACTCCAAGAATCACAGTGTCCGACTCCAGGCCCCATCGGTCACACCCAGCTGGATGGCACCGGCCTACCTCCATGAGATACCCCCCAACTGGGAGAACAATTACTTGTGGTCGCGCAGCTTCCCCATCCCCCCTATTTTGGGCACTGGCTGGCCCAACATGTCCAGTATCCCCAACATACCCAACACCGTGTCAAACGGACACAAGCAACAGCACCACCCTATCTCCAATCACCCGCACTCTATATCCTCCTCGCTCCATCCCAatcgaaaaacataa
- the LOC106870069 gene encoding zinc finger protein 658B, with product MERYSSDKSSHSDMSGKQFSHRHLQQARMSHMNKKHGNSEIAVKQFAPHRHAAYQTALFPVTMPMPHMTLIPAHTEALSGKHFSHLQHHHQQQQQQQQVSMASIVDKSPIHSDIVNKHFSPHSHNSLQQQQQPPLPPPLPPPSLTPTQVRMSHIIEKSMHHSEISGKQYSHSLQLQQQQQQQQQHSLSHLPEKSSHSQLSGKQYSHSHSLHHQQQQQQQRMSRIAEKSSHSEMSGKQYSHSQSMHSQRMSDILEKLNPGGEISSKQYVHSPDISAGHRLPHVSEKSSSGHREDLTSKYSQSHTGIQSDRMSLLSSDKTGVSGGSSSSPTGKSQFNPTHMHSSMVSPPHQQITHLSDTMFPNNIYTSQYSQPCYLPVSTPPTATTPTSASTPDRILSPTAPVISSGITSKQQQQQQQQQQQVSAEKSYSSNNHEKSLSYQNDIGHKQYSIGKSLPTSTSQQQQQQQQPQQQQQQQQQPHYHQKEKIKEKQLFCDYCGKKFPEEDMMQAHRLTHVGGKAFHCDICFKQFSRRDTMQRHRKNHMESNPSVDSTGTSDNVSMNNSDHGPTMMSHSMSTMSSSLSPNQSSMAGTVPYVSAPPVPPTGTMNYLPSIPKTPKPRAPRSSRPDDKTYQCDICLKQFAQRYYLQIHRRTHTGEKPYQCDFCIQKFSRRDTLQIHRRTHTGEKPYQCEICLRLFAQSDKLRAHKKSHVLKKKYQCEFCLKQFAQRYYLQIHRRIHTGEKLLQCDVCFKPFAQKHYLEIHKRTHTGEKPFQCDFCIQKFARKTTLQIHRRTHTGERPYQCEVCSKDFAQKYKLQIHMRTHSPKKRHHCEICLKQFAQSHYLHIHRRTHTGEKPFECEACGKRFSQRNSLQVHRRTHTGEKPYQCDTCFKQFAQRQYLQIHKRTHTGEKPFQCDFCIQKFARKTTLQIHRRTHTGEKPYHCEICLKKFAQRYKLQIHKRTHMPKKRYHCDVCLKPFAQNHYLQVHRRTHTGEKPFQCDICLKQFAQRNSLRLHHRTHTGEKPFECDICFKPFAQRHYLQLHRRTHTGEKPYTCELCTKQFARRDTLKRHKKLHNGHHIGGKKMHFGEQKSAANSGNKTIEEFPPMSDYLWQL from the coding sequence ATGGAGAGATACAGCAGCGACAAAAGCAGCCATTCCGATATGTCTGGCAAACAATTCTCTCACCGACACCTACAGCAGGCTAGAATGTCTCATATGAACAAAAAGCACGGCAACAGCGAAATAGCTGTGAAGCAGTTCGCTCCTCACCGACACGCCGCTTACCAAACGGCTTTATTCCCTGTTACCATGCCTATGCCCCACATGACTCTCATTCCAGCCCATACTGAAGCTCTGTCGGGTAAACACTTCTCTCAcctccagcatcatcatcaacaacaacagcaacagcagcaagtgTCCATGGCATCGATTGTTGACAAATCCCCCATACACAGTGACATTGTTAACAAGCATTTTTCCCCTCACAGCCATAATAgcttgcaacaacaacagcagcctccccttcctcctcctctgcctcctccCTCTCTAACGCCAACACAGGTCAGGATGTCACACATTATTGAGAAATCAATGCACCATTCAGAGATCTCTGGCAAGCAATATTCCCACAgcctacaactacaacaacagcaacagcaacagcaacaacactctCTGTCCCATTTGCCTGAAAAGTCCAGCCATTCCCAATTATCTGGCAAACAATATTCTCATTCACACAGCctacaccatcaacaacaacaacaacaacagcggatGTCTCGTATAGCGGAGAAGTCGAGCCACAGTGAGATGTCTGGCAAACAATATTCGCACTCCCAGAGCATGCATTCTCAAAGAATGTCTGACATCCTTGAGAAATTGAACCCTGGCGGTGAGATCAGCAGTAAACAGTACGTCCATTCACCAGACATATCAGCTGGCCATCGACTGCCACATGTCAGTGAAAAGTCCAGCTCAGGGCACCGTGAAGACTTGACAAGTAAGTACTCCCAGTCTCACACAGGCATCCAATCCGACAGAATGTCGCTGCTGTCTTCGGACAAAACTGGGGTGagtggtggcagcagtagcagtCCGACAGGCAAATCGCAGTTCAACCCGACCCACATGCACAGTTCAATGGTGTCCCCACCCCATCAACAGATAACTCATCTCTCCGACACTATGTTCCCCAACAACATCTACACTAGTCAATATTCACAGCCGTGTTACCTGCCTGTTTCTACACCACCTACTGCCACCACTCCCACTTCAGCTTCCACACCTGATCGGATATTGTCCCCAACCGCACCTGTTATAAGCTCAGGTATAACTTccaagcaacagcaacaacaacaacaacaacaacaacaagtatctGCTGAGAAATCATACAGCAGTAACAATCATGAAAAGTCACTTTCGTATCAAAATGACATCGGCCACAAGCAGTATAGTATTGGCAAGTCGTTACCCACATCAACcagtcagcaacaacaacaacaacaacagccacaacaacaacagcaacaacaacaacaaccacactaTCATCAAAAGGAGAAAATCAAGGAGAAGCAGCTGTTCTGTGATTACTGTGGTAAGAAATTTCCTGAGGAGGACATGATGCAAGCGCATCGTCTGACTCATGTCGGAGGTAAAGCTTTCCACTGTGACATTTGTTTCAAGCAATTTTCGCGCAGAGATACCATGCAACGACACCGGAAGAACCACATGGAGTCTAATCCGAGTGTCGACTCAACTGGAACCAGCGATAACGTCTCAATGAATAACTCTGATCATGGACCGACGATGATGTCACACAGCATGTCAACAATGTCTAGCTCCCTCTCCCCCAACCAGTCCTCTATGGCAGGTACCGTCCCTTATGTTAGCGCTCCACCAGTCCCTCCTACCGGCACCATGAACTATCTACCATCTATACCCAAAACACCAAAACCGAGAGCTCCAAGGAGTTCAAGACCTGACGACAAGACCTACCAATGTGATATTTGTTTGAAACAGTTTGCCCAACGTTATTATCTACAGATCCATCGGAGGACCCACactggtgaaaaaccatatcagtgtgacttTTGTATTCAGAAGTTTTCTCGCAGGGACACATTACAGATCCACCGAAGaactcatactggagagaaaccgtaCCAGTGTGAGATCTGTCTTCGACTGTTTGCTCAAAGTGATAAACTACGAGCCCACAAGAAGTCGCACGTCTTGAAGAAAAAATACCAGTGTGAATTCTGTCTGAAGCAGTTTGCTCAGCGCTATTACCTGCAGATCCATCGGAGAATTCACACAGGGGAGAAGCTACTACAGTGCGATGTTTGTTTTAAACCTTTTGCTCAGAAACATTACCTAGAAATTCACAAGCGAACTCACACGGGGGAGAAACCATTTCAATGTGATTTCTGCATTCAAAAATTTGCACGGAAAACCACACTACAAATCCATCGAAGAACACATACTGGAGAACGTCCGTACCAATGTGAAGTCTGTTCGAAAgattttgctcaaaaatacaagCTTCAGATTCATATGAGGACGCACAGCCCAAAAAAACGGCACCATTGCGAGATCTGTCTCAAACAGTTTGCTCAGAGTCACTATTTGCACATTCACAGAAGGacacatactggagagaaaccatttgaGTGTGAAGCTTGCGGCAAACGATTCTCACAACGCAATTCGCTGCAGGTTCATCGACGGACGCACACAGGGGAGAAACCCTATCAGTGCGACACATGTTTCAAACAGTTTGCTCAGAGACaatatttacagatacataaaagaacacacacaggagagaaaccattccagtGTGATTTCTGTATTCAAAAATTTGCCCGCAAGACCACGTTACAGATACACCGCAGGACTCACACGGGTGAAAAGCCATACCACTGTGAAATTTGTCTGAAGAAATTCGCTCAGAGATACAAGCTCCAAatccacaaacgcacacatatgccTAAAAAACGTTACCACTGCGATGTTTGTCTGAAGCCGTTTGCTCAGAATCACTATCTTCAAGTGCATCGCAGGACACACACGGGAGAGAAGCCATTCCAGTGTGACATTTGTCTGAAGCAGTTTGCTCAAAGGAACTCCTTGAGGCTGCACCACCGGACACACACTGGGGAGAAACCGTTCGAATGTGACATTTGTTTCAAGCCGTTTGCACAACGACATTACTTACAGCTGCATCGAAGaactcacacaggagagaaaccttatacATGTGAGTTATGTACAAAACAGTTTGCTCGAAGGGACACTTTGAAACGGCACAAGAAACTGCACAATGGCCATCATATTGGAGGTAAAAAGATGCATTTTGGAGAGCAAAAGTCTGCAGCCAATTCTGGTAATAAGACAATTGAAGAGTTTCCACCGATGAGTGATTATCTGTGGCAGCTATAG